From Humisphaera borealis, the proteins below share one genomic window:
- a CDS encoding SHOCT domain-containing protein, with amino-acid sequence MQRLTDQGWQKIIDLSQRYGVSTDAVMSMLQSVVNGNGTMAQFYIAELGGGGQWMQGGITMVGDMFNYGLKSKVDGLCNELSQLLAQQPFVPPPPPQWQNQPSGGYASAGGQVSLFAPNGSGNWWPAEFGSPNGSGGQNNIRYAYFSNARRLAIEINGNVTIYDTLDHQIGGVSQQQGAGTTITLSSQYGTIDVASLPVVAINGAPPQSVQNFSSQNVASPYNTSSNSATPYVPSVQSPNPPAGGSAQEADIFAKIERLADLQQKGIVSPEEFAAKKAELLARL; translated from the coding sequence GTGCAACGTCTTACCGATCAGGGTTGGCAGAAGATCATCGACCTCTCGCAGCGTTACGGCGTCAGCACCGATGCCGTCATGAGCATGCTCCAGTCCGTCGTCAACGGGAACGGGACCATGGCCCAGTTCTACATCGCCGAACTGGGCGGCGGGGGGCAGTGGATGCAGGGTGGCATAACGATGGTCGGCGACATGTTCAACTACGGACTGAAGTCCAAGGTGGACGGTCTTTGTAACGAACTGTCGCAGTTGCTCGCCCAGCAGCCGTTCGTGCCGCCACCGCCGCCGCAGTGGCAGAACCAGCCTTCGGGCGGCTATGCGTCGGCGGGTGGTCAGGTCAGTCTCTTTGCGCCCAACGGGTCCGGCAACTGGTGGCCCGCCGAGTTCGGCAGTCCCAACGGCAGCGGCGGGCAGAACAACATCCGCTATGCCTATTTCTCAAACGCCCGCCGACTGGCGATTGAGATCAACGGGAACGTGACGATCTACGACACGCTCGATCATCAGATCGGCGGGGTATCGCAGCAGCAGGGGGCCGGCACGACGATCACCCTCAGCAGCCAGTACGGCACGATCGACGTCGCAAGCCTGCCGGTGGTCGCCATCAACGGCGCTCCGCCGCAATCGGTCCAGAACTTTTCATCGCAGAACGTCGCCTCGCCGTACAACACGTCATCGAACAGCGCAACTCCATATGTGCCGTCAGTGCAGTCGCCAAACCCGCCCGCGGGCGGGAGCGCGCAGGAAGCGGACATCTTCGCCAAGATCGAGCGGCTCGCGGATTTGCAACAAAAGGGGATTGTTTCGCCTGAAGAGTTCGCGGCGAAGAAGGCTGAACTCCTGGCACGTCTTTGA
- a CDS encoding beta strand repeat-containing protein — translation MPTSQFPGTAGLNSSVDLARFSDVDAASSFVSIDASPLTDSALSLGGIDFSLNAGTGLFSIGGGAATATTVRLNGTEIDTTGTNTSFSNNVLIAVTDAATRDLTIAPAVNAATGTLSLQLGLTNGGFYVANGRVLTLSTSISQSLANSGFTKTGAGTLVLSGSNTFTGKAAVNGGILQIGADNNLGTAPAAAVSDQLSLNSATLKLSAALTLNANRGVSIAGSGATIDTTLIAGTGNSVIAGVIAGTAPLFLAANGNTSDTGGGQGGNLALTGANTFVGNVTISSGVVTAASNFGNASNKIIITGGGLVASATTTLPSTRLIELSGTGDRILRSYGVATFTLNGVVSGSGNLRATDSGVLILAAANTYTGATIVGGGTLTIGSGTTGSIVTSSGLSILGSNTARIARTDNVSISSILPASITFAGTGSRLELASTLQTSVLTIDRDIGSGTTAGRFRVSGGNVTLASGTDISVAAVSLGLQTTTNRGVLNIGTGSTVAAATFDLGESSNNSGTINQTGGTVTAVSGGFFRLGHWTNGTNAGSQYNLSGGTLDATALSANAAGSAQILNVGWDGQGTMVVGGGASTATLKAFGIQLDANGDTAAYNSTLTLSPNGVVEVASSIGGGSALDRFFLAGGTLRPTANNTWSNRFEVTATSAIDLNGKTVSLTGGIEGSPLPSITSASAGALNVSGTLTAGQISLDANSTLGFTNTTTMSVSTVFSGAGSIAKSGSGTVSLTATSTLNGATNVSGGLLNVVGSLASSAVTVTDTGTIGGEGTVGSLTLGATTGATLQVDPTTPGALNVVGNLALNGVTTIQLTSATTGTAPFTVLNFGSLTGSTANLTLANLAGFRTPELSLSGNSIIASIGNLNLTWTGSVGSTWDAGATANTNWTDGSSQNFFSGDNVTFNDSSTIGGVTLAGSISPGSVTVNSSTTAYTITASTGNVLAGPMTLLKRGTSTLVMAGNVANTYAGGTLISAGAIDIQNAGSLGTGTITLGDANTGSDAVALYLATNRSTVTAPVVIAAAGTGTATLGSRSSVTGTGANNQFNSITINRAVVFDSNAADRTDYRAISGTGNILVTGSGRSIFSVVNTFVGDLTVGTATASSGTLQLGTNSTAFDAIPNGSNVTIAAGGLLNLSYTAGGSETINALNGTGTLGNNGGLANTIIIGSANGSGDFGGLIRNGGAAALSVTKSGSGTQILGGTNTYTGVTTINGGTLSVALLANGGTASNIGQATALASNLVIGGGTLAYTGATVSINRAFTTSAASAIDIPTGTNVTLAMTALNSTDATTIAATTGFQPVLGGTLTKTGGGSLIMTGYRGGSAAATSDMVINGGNVTFGTGYFNAAPFGQRALTISVNSGGSVTLNTSHAIGGDNADLGTSWGQIFVNGGTLTTNGDNYLSGGTVSSQGRLVLTAGAVNGSGNLRTVDGGSTITTVASATASLISAGIQVRGNIVLDVARGAADSDLTITGLVSNSTTGGLVKSGSGILTLTRANTYAGTTTINAGTLLANNDPLVAGSATSSSSVSVAGTSRLGGTGRVGGAASFAAGTTLAPGAVDTTGSLAGELRFGGDVTMAANSTYQWQISDPGVGAATDPGEGVATAGGSFDKVTIAGVLTIAPGDTVNIAIEKLGSFAFANDAFYRWQVATSATTTVTASQFVLPGISTDESAAYDVEVVGNSVFVTFDETRVVPEPTTGMLGVVAMTGLLARRRRQSRRS, via the coding sequence TTGCCAACCTCGCAGTTCCCGGGGACTGCTGGTCTTAACTCAAGTGTCGATCTGGCCCGCTTTTCCGACGTTGATGCGGCCTCCAGCTTCGTCTCGATCGACGCGAGTCCCCTGACCGATTCCGCCCTGAGCCTCGGCGGGATCGACTTCAGCCTGAACGCCGGGACGGGGTTGTTCAGCATCGGCGGTGGCGCGGCGACGGCCACGACGGTCCGACTGAACGGGACCGAGATCGATACGACCGGCACAAACACGTCATTCAGCAACAACGTTCTAATTGCGGTGACGGATGCGGCAACACGTGATCTCACCATCGCGCCCGCCGTCAATGCTGCCACCGGCACTCTGTCGTTACAGCTCGGCCTGACCAATGGCGGCTTCTATGTTGCCAACGGGAGGGTACTCACTCTTTCGACGTCCATCAGCCAGTCGCTGGCGAACTCCGGCTTTACCAAGACTGGAGCCGGTACCCTGGTCCTTTCCGGTAGCAATACGTTCACCGGCAAAGCCGCGGTGAACGGCGGCATCTTGCAGATCGGTGCCGACAACAATCTCGGAACAGCCCCGGCTGCGGCGGTCTCGGATCAACTCTCGCTCAACAGTGCCACCCTCAAGCTGTCGGCGGCGCTCACCCTGAACGCCAATCGTGGTGTCTCCATCGCAGGCTCAGGTGCGACGATCGATACCACCCTGATCGCCGGGACGGGGAACTCCGTCATTGCTGGAGTGATCGCCGGCACCGCGCCGCTGTTCCTGGCGGCGAACGGAAACACGTCAGATACCGGCGGCGGCCAGGGTGGCAATCTCGCGCTCACCGGGGCGAACACCTTCGTCGGCAATGTGACCATCAGCAGCGGTGTCGTGACGGCCGCCTCCAACTTCGGCAACGCCTCCAATAAGATCATCATCACCGGTGGCGGGCTGGTCGCGTCGGCGACCACCACGTTGCCCAGCACACGACTGATCGAGCTATCCGGCACCGGCGACCGAATCCTGCGATCTTATGGTGTCGCAACATTCACCCTCAACGGCGTGGTGAGCGGATCGGGCAACCTGCGCGCTACCGACTCTGGCGTGCTTATCCTTGCTGCCGCAAATACCTACACGGGCGCGACGATCGTCGGCGGCGGAACACTGACCATTGGCTCGGGTACCACAGGCTCGATCGTCACGTCGTCGGGATTATCCATCCTCGGATCGAATACCGCGCGCATCGCCCGCACGGACAATGTCTCGATCAGCAGCATCCTGCCGGCGTCGATCACATTCGCAGGTACCGGGTCTCGGCTGGAGCTTGCCTCGACCTTGCAGACATCAGTCCTGACGATCGATCGTGATATCGGGTCGGGAACGACCGCCGGCCGGTTTCGCGTGAGCGGCGGCAATGTCACGCTCGCCTCGGGCACCGATATCTCCGTTGCCGCGGTCTCATTGGGATTGCAGACCACGACCAACCGCGGTGTTCTCAATATTGGAACCGGATCGACCGTGGCCGCCGCCACCTTCGACCTGGGTGAATCCTCCAACAATTCCGGAACGATCAACCAGACCGGTGGAACAGTCACCGCAGTGTCGGGAGGTTTCTTCCGACTGGGCCACTGGACGAATGGCACGAACGCCGGATCGCAGTACAACCTTTCCGGCGGAACCCTCGACGCCACGGCTTTGTCCGCCAACGCCGCCGGTTCTGCCCAGATTCTCAATGTCGGTTGGGACGGCCAGGGAACGATGGTCGTCGGCGGGGGTGCCTCAACCGCGACGCTGAAGGCCTTCGGCATTCAGCTCGACGCCAACGGCGACACGGCCGCTTACAACAGTACGCTGACGCTCTCCCCGAACGGCGTGGTGGAGGTCGCTTCCAGCATCGGCGGTGGGTCCGCGCTCGACCGATTCTTCCTCGCCGGCGGTACGCTTCGTCCCACCGCCAACAATACCTGGTCTAACCGCTTCGAAGTCACTGCCACCAGCGCGATCGACCTCAACGGCAAGACGGTCAGTCTTACCGGCGGAATCGAAGGCTCGCCGCTCCCGTCCATCACCAGCGCATCGGCCGGTGCCCTGAACGTATCGGGTACGCTCACCGCTGGTCAGATCAGTCTTGATGCCAACAGCACGCTCGGCTTCACCAACACGACGACGATGTCCGTGTCGACGGTCTTTTCCGGTGCTGGCTCGATCGCCAAGAGTGGATCGGGAACGGTGAGTCTCACCGCAACGTCGACGCTGAATGGAGCGACGAATGTTTCGGGCGGTCTGCTTAACGTCGTCGGCAGCCTAGCGTCGTCGGCGGTTACCGTCACCGATACAGGCACGATCGGCGGCGAAGGTACTGTCGGAAGCCTGACCCTCGGTGCAACGACCGGAGCGACTTTGCAGGTGGACCCGACGACTCCTGGGGCGCTAAACGTCGTCGGTAACCTGGCGCTCAACGGTGTCACGACGATTCAGCTCACCAGCGCCACGACCGGAACCGCCCCGTTTACGGTGCTCAACTTCGGGTCGCTGACCGGGTCGACCGCCAACCTTACGCTGGCGAATCTGGCCGGCTTCCGGACGCCGGAATTGAGCTTGTCGGGGAACAGCATCATCGCGTCGATCGGCAACCTGAATCTCACCTGGACCGGCAGTGTCGGTTCGACGTGGGACGCAGGGGCCACCGCCAACACCAACTGGACGGACGGCAGCTCCCAGAATTTCTTTAGCGGCGACAACGTCACGTTCAACGACAGTTCGACGATCGGCGGCGTCACCCTCGCCGGCTCGATCTCGCCGGGCAGTGTCACGGTGAACTCCTCCACGACTGCGTACACCATTACAGCCAGTACCGGCAACGTGCTGGCAGGGCCGATGACGCTGCTGAAGCGGGGAACATCCACGCTGGTGATGGCAGGCAACGTCGCCAACACCTACGCGGGCGGTACCTTGATCAGCGCCGGTGCGATCGACATCCAGAACGCCGGGTCGCTGGGCACGGGAACGATCACCCTCGGCGATGCCAACACGGGCAGTGACGCCGTGGCACTCTACCTGGCGACGAACCGCTCGACGGTGACGGCACCCGTCGTTATCGCGGCGGCGGGGACCGGCACCGCGACCCTGGGCTCACGCAGCAGCGTGACGGGGACTGGTGCGAACAACCAGTTCAACTCGATCACCATCAATCGGGCGGTGGTCTTCGATTCCAACGCCGCCGACCGAACCGACTACCGTGCGATCAGCGGCACCGGCAACATCCTGGTCACCGGATCCGGTCGCTCGATCTTTTCCGTGGTCAACACTTTTGTCGGCGACCTTACCGTCGGCACTGCCACTGCGTCTTCCGGAACTTTGCAACTGGGTACGAACTCCACGGCGTTCGATGCCATTCCAAACGGAAGCAATGTCACTATTGCGGCCGGCGGGCTCCTGAACCTTTCATACACAGCAGGTGGCTCCGAGACGATCAACGCCCTGAACGGCACTGGCACGCTCGGAAACAACGGCGGTCTCGCCAATACCATCATCATCGGCTCGGCCAACGGCAGCGGCGATTTCGGGGGGCTGATTCGCAACGGCGGTGCCGCAGCGCTGTCGGTGACGAAGTCGGGCTCGGGCACGCAGATCCTGGGTGGAACCAATACCTACACGGGCGTCACCACGATCAATGGCGGCACCCTGAGCGTGGCTTTGCTTGCCAACGGGGGCACGGCGAGCAACATCGGCCAGGCTACGGCACTGGCATCGAATCTCGTGATCGGCGGCGGCACCCTCGCGTATACCGGTGCAACGGTCTCCATCAACCGGGCCTTTACCACCAGCGCGGCCAGCGCCATCGACATCCCTACCGGCACCAACGTCACGTTGGCGATGACCGCGCTGAACTCGACCGACGCCACCACGATAGCTGCCACCACTGGCTTTCAGCCGGTTCTCGGCGGCACGCTTACCAAAACCGGGGGCGGAAGTCTGATCATGACCGGCTATCGCGGCGGCAGTGCCGCCGCCACGTCCGACATGGTAATCAACGGCGGCAACGTCACCTTCGGCACCGGCTATTTCAATGCCGCGCCCTTCGGCCAGCGGGCGCTGACAATCAGCGTGAACTCAGGCGGCAGCGTGACGCTCAACACGAGCCACGCCATCGGCGGCGACAACGCCGATCTTGGTACCTCCTGGGGTCAGATTTTCGTCAACGGCGGCACACTTACCACCAACGGCGACAACTACCTCAGCGGCGGAACGGTCTCGTCCCAAGGCCGTCTGGTTTTGACCGCCGGCGCTGTCAACGGCAGCGGCAACCTTCGAACGGTTGACGGCGGGTCCACGATCACGACCGTTGCCAGTGCGACCGCTTCGCTTATCAGCGCAGGGATTCAAGTCCGTGGAAACATCGTTCTCGATGTCGCACGTGGTGCGGCCGACAGCGACCTGACCATCACCGGGCTTGTTTCCAACAGCACGACGGGCGGACTGGTCAAGTCGGGCTCGGGTATTCTCACGCTCACGCGTGCCAACACCTATGCCGGCACGACCACCATCAACGCCGGCACGCTTCTGGCCAACAATGACCCGCTCGTCGCCGGTAGCGCCACCAGTTCAAGCTCCGTGTCCGTCGCCGGTACGTCACGGCTGGGCGGAACAGGCCGGGTCGGCGGCGCGGCTTCCTTCGCCGCCGGGACGACCCTTGCCCCGGGAGCCGTGGATACGACCGGGTCGCTTGCCGGCGAGTTGCGATTCGGCGGCGACGTGACGATGGCCGCTAACAGCACCTACCAGTGGCAGATTTCCGACCCCGGTGTTGGCGCGGCGACCGATCCGGGCGAAGGGGTCGCCACCGCCGGGGGATCTTTCGATAAGGTCACGATCGCCGGGGTATTGACGATTGCCCCGGGCGACACCGTCAACATCGCAATAGAGAAGCTAGGCTCGTTCGCCTTCGCCAACGATGCCTTCTACCGGTGGCAGGTGGCCACCAGCGCGACCACCACGGTGACGGCGAGCCAGTTCGTGCTGCCAGGTATCTCCACGGACGAGTCCGCTGCTTACGACGTCGAGGTGGTGGGCAACAGCGTCTTTGTGACGTTCGACGAGACCCGGGTCGTTCCGGAGCCCACGACCGGGATGCTCGGAGTTGTCGCGATGACCGGCCTACTGGCCCGCCGCCGCCGCCAGTCGCGTCGTTCGTGA
- the nagB gene encoding glucosamine-6-phosphate deaminase has translation MTTAFSPSASPSASKLPPHAGDGPSALTAAVEKIPTTVFPSAAVASQSVAAEIADLIRTKSARGETAVLGLATGSTPTRVYDELIRMHREEGLSFKNVVTFNLDEYYPMKPDELQSYVRFMREHLFDHIDIPRGNWNVPDGTLPREQVFDYCAAYERKIKDLGGLDIQILGIGRTGHVGFNEPGSSRDSRTRMITLDKVTRMDAASDFFGEQNVPRKAITMGVDTIMNARRVILMAWGEGKAPTIRRAVEGEVTTAVAASFLQQHASAKIVLDTAAAAELTRFKTPWVLGSLSDFGLTWDRKTTRKAVIWLATTLKKPLLKLTDEDYNEHGLQELIASRGSAYELNIEVFKEMQATITGWPGGKEANENGAAAYHAPGMFQHANAGIFPKRVVLFSPHPDDDVISMGGTFIRLCDQEHEVHVAYQTSGNIAVFDEAALRHADFVREFAAAFGLTDQIVQTMEDRLESFIRNKQPGQVDSPELQKIKGLIRRTEARAGAVSAGIKDDDRIHFLDMPFYETGRVRKKPIGEDDIKVIVDLLEKVKPHQIYAAGDLSDPHGTHRVCLAAILEAVKRLKNRDWMKTCEVWLYRGAWQEWGVDQIEMAVPLSPDEVSRKRIAIFKHESQKDKALFPGSDSREFWQRAEDRNRATAEAYDALGLAEYEAIEGFVRWKEEPI, from the coding sequence ATGACGACCGCTTTTTCGCCATCTGCTTCCCCTTCTGCGTCGAAATTGCCCCCTCATGCCGGTGACGGGCCATCCGCTCTGACCGCCGCCGTGGAAAAAATTCCAACCACCGTGTTTCCCTCGGCCGCCGTGGCCTCGCAGTCGGTCGCCGCGGAAATCGCCGACCTGATCCGCACAAAGAGCGCCCGCGGCGAAACGGCCGTTCTCGGCCTGGCGACGGGATCCACACCGACCCGCGTTTATGACGAGCTCATTCGCATGCACCGCGAAGAGGGGCTGTCGTTTAAGAATGTGGTGACGTTCAATCTCGACGAGTACTACCCCATGAAGCCGGACGAGCTACAGAGCTACGTGCGGTTCATGCGCGAACACCTGTTCGACCACATCGACATTCCCCGCGGCAACTGGAATGTCCCCGACGGCACCCTGCCGCGCGAACAGGTCTTCGACTATTGCGCGGCCTACGAGCGCAAGATCAAAGATCTCGGCGGGCTCGATATTCAGATCCTGGGCATCGGCCGAACGGGCCACGTCGGGTTCAACGAGCCCGGCAGCTCGCGCGACAGCCGCACCCGCATGATCACGCTCGACAAGGTAACGCGCATGGACGCGGCGTCGGACTTCTTCGGCGAGCAGAACGTGCCGCGCAAAGCGATCACGATGGGCGTCGATACGATCATGAACGCCCGCCGGGTCATCCTGATGGCCTGGGGCGAGGGCAAAGCGCCGACCATCCGCCGGGCGGTCGAAGGCGAAGTGACGACCGCCGTCGCGGCGTCGTTCCTGCAGCAGCACGCCAGCGCCAAGATCGTCCTCGACACCGCCGCCGCCGCCGAGCTGACGCGCTTCAAGACGCCGTGGGTACTGGGCTCGCTCTCGGATTTCGGGCTCACGTGGGACCGCAAGACGACCCGCAAGGCCGTCATCTGGCTGGCGACGACGCTCAAGAAGCCGCTGCTGAAGCTGACGGACGAAGACTACAACGAACACGGCCTGCAGGAGCTGATCGCCAGCCGCGGCAGCGCGTACGAACTGAACATCGAAGTCTTCAAGGAAATGCAAGCGACCATCACCGGCTGGCCCGGCGGTAAAGAGGCGAATGAGAACGGCGCGGCCGCCTACCACGCCCCCGGCATGTTCCAGCACGCCAACGCCGGCATTTTCCCCAAGCGGGTCGTCCTGTTCAGCCCGCACCCCGACGACGACGTCATCAGCATGGGCGGCACGTTCATCCGGCTGTGCGACCAGGAGCATGAAGTCCATGTCGCCTACCAGACCAGCGGCAATATCGCCGTCTTCGACGAGGCTGCACTGCGGCACGCCGACTTCGTGCGTGAGTTTGCCGCCGCGTTCGGCCTGACCGACCAGATCGTGCAGACAATGGAAGACCGGCTCGAATCGTTCATCAGGAACAAACAGCCGGGCCAGGTGGACAGCCCCGAGCTGCAGAAGATCAAAGGGCTCATCCGCCGGACCGAAGCCCGTGCCGGCGCAGTATCGGCGGGTATTAAAGACGACGACCGGATTCACTTCCTGGACATGCCGTTCTACGAGACCGGCCGCGTGCGGAAGAAGCCGATCGGCGAGGACGACATCAAGGTTATTGTTGACCTGCTGGAGAAGGTAAAGCCGCACCAGATCTATGCCGCCGGCGACCTCAGCGATCCCCACGGCACGCACCGGGTCTGCCTGGCGGCAATTCTGGAAGCGGTCAAGCGGCTGAAGAACCGCGACTGGATGAAGACGTGCGAAGTCTGGCTCTACCGCGGCGCGTGGCAGGAATGGGGCGTCGACCAGATCGAGATGGCCGTCCCGCTGAGCCCGGATGAAGTCAGCCGTAAGCGGATTGCGATCTTCAAACACGAGAGCCAAAAGGACAAGGCACTGTTCCCGGGTTCGGACAGCCGCGAGTTCTGGCAGCGGGCCGAAGACCGCAACCGAGCCACCGCCGAGGCGTACGACGCGCTGGGCTTGGCCGAGTACGAGGCGATCGAGGGGTTCGTCCGCTGGAAGGAAGAGCCGATCTAA
- a CDS encoding PQQ-binding-like beta-propeller repeat protein has translation MHYRRFFAVVISALLAPAALAADWPQWRGPNRDGISAEAGLLKAWPADGPKQVWRTDGIGAGYSTPAVAGGRVYLMSNEGLDAEFVRCYTLTDGKLVWSSEKVGRVGNPNQRPSYPAARCTPAIDGDLLYAIGSDGDLVCLETATGKLKWKKSFRNDFGGKPGEWAYSESPLVDGNKVIVTPGGGQATVVALDKLTGNTIWKFASPNADEAGYSSPVVAEIAGSRQIVQFIGKGVIGLDAATGTLLWTFADTVGRANMTTPIVHEGHVYTGGGLGTAGLAKISVNGGKWSAAMVYVDKKLPMSNGGVVRIGEYLYGSSQAGLTCAEFKTGAIKWSDRSIGPSALSAAGDRLYLHSETGTVALVEASPEAYREHGRFTPPNIPAREAKDKAYAHPVIVEGKLLIRDGASLLCYDIAGK, from the coding sequence ATGCACTATCGCCGATTCTTCGCCGTCGTTATCTCCGCCTTGCTGGCACCTGCGGCACTCGCCGCCGACTGGCCTCAGTGGCGTGGACCGAACCGTGACGGCATCTCCGCCGAGGCCGGGCTGCTCAAGGCCTGGCCGGCCGACGGGCCGAAGCAGGTCTGGCGGACCGATGGCATCGGCGCGGGTTACTCCACGCCCGCCGTCGCCGGTGGGCGCGTCTACCTGATGAGCAACGAAGGGCTCGACGCCGAATTCGTTCGCTGCTACACGCTGACCGACGGCAAGCTGGTCTGGTCGAGCGAGAAGGTCGGCCGTGTCGGCAATCCGAACCAGCGGCCGAGCTACCCCGCCGCGCGGTGCACGCCGGCGATCGACGGCGATCTTCTCTACGCGATCGGCTCGGACGGCGACCTGGTCTGCCTCGAGACCGCGACCGGAAAGCTGAAGTGGAAGAAGTCCTTCCGCAACGACTTCGGCGGCAAGCCCGGCGAGTGGGCCTACTCCGAATCGCCGCTCGTCGACGGCAATAAGGTCATCGTCACGCCCGGCGGCGGGCAGGCAACGGTCGTCGCGCTCGACAAACTCACCGGCAACACGATCTGGAAGTTCGCCTCCCCGAACGCCGACGAAGCCGGCTACTCGTCCCCCGTCGTCGCCGAGATCGCCGGCAGCCGGCAGATCGTGCAGTTCATCGGCAAGGGCGTGATCGGCCTGGACGCGGCGACGGGCACACTGCTCTGGACCTTCGCCGACACCGTCGGCCGGGCCAACATGACCACGCCGATCGTGCACGAAGGTCACGTCTACACCGGCGGCGGGCTGGGCACGGCGGGCCTGGCGAAGATCTCTGTCAATGGCGGCAAGTGGTCGGCCGCGATGGTTTACGTCGACAAGAAGCTGCCGATGTCGAACGGCGGCGTGGTTCGCATCGGCGAGTATCTCTACGGCTCCAGTCAGGCCGGCCTGACGTGCGCCGAGTTCAAGACCGGTGCAATCAAATGGAGCGACCGCTCCATCGGCCCGTCCGCGCTCAGCGCCGCTGGCGACCGGCTCTATCTGCACAGCGAAACCGGCACGGTCGCGCTGGTCGAGGCGTCGCCCGAGGCCTACCGCGAGCACGGCCGCTTCACCCCGCCGAACATCCCGGCGCGGGAGGCGAAGGACAAAGCGTATGCGCATCCGGTGATCGTGGAAGGAAAGCTGCTGATACGCGATGGGGCGTCGTTGTTGTGCTATGACATTGCGGGGAAGTGA